The stretch of DNA tatggtgtTTTGACAATCTTGTTTAagaacttagctacactaaccacatgctttgtcataattgcattacagaaaaggtccagtttaaaattactcatatatatattcataccgtcaacattttggattaaaatagattctaaatgttttattttttcagagttATTAACAAcctatatgtttttcattttgtctaggttaaccatatgatttttactttgtctatgttgatgttgaaacagggcgttgttttcatcacctttccttaatgagtcacgatgttgtctttttcttctgtcaaaatcaatcgtttcacctatatatgttttattacactcttgacaaggaattttataaatgcttccttgtgttttgtctacatttttaacattatttgttaggtactttttaacagtgtttgtattcttatatactgggacgatgttgcaaaatttcaaatattcgtttaaaagtccagggtttgctttggtttgtggttAGACTAAAACACtgttattattacctaggaagtTCCTTTTCTCCTTTGCCACATGATATATTCTACCtgccttaaaatgcgccctttgaataaaatttgtattgtaaccaagtgcagtgaaaacatttttgatatgtttggtgttatttctaatatattcttgagagcgtacaaactttgtgatgttgaatttttagatactgaaatcaatcttataaaaatgatttcactgcacttggttataataaaaattttattctaaggGCGCATCCTGTGCTAgcaggacggtataacctccCTAGTACATATATAACTTAGAGCGGTGgggtcgggtgactctcgaccagacagtaaGCAAGACCATTTTAACAtggttgaggctttcctttgtgacgaattggtgcctgtcaacccgagctccgtaaTTAATCTcatcctctcgaatgatggatatctgctcggacctggtgggcagaaTAGCGAActctgggaggtgcaacaaatataggGCCCTGCGCTGGAGGGCCTACTAGAGCTGAAGGATGGATTCGTccctgccattgcaatggcagtaaccgtAGCTTTCTTagggcatctcgaccaggaagcgaTGTGCTCATGCACTTTGCACGAGTCGCAGAAACTCTCGCTGAAATCGTGCTTGGGTCTGTTGATTCGGTTCCAGTGGCCTTCATTCTTATTATGTTGGGGAGTTCCATTCTGAGAGGTAGCGGGAGCATTCTGAGGAGGGTCCGCTTTggagaggcactgctccgtggaGTGCCCTTGTTTACTGTTATGCCCACATGTTTCTTTTCTATTGAccatattttatttacttcccatacttttttttacttctcccatacttttttatttacaatattttttttacttcccagTGAAGAAGATCCCTGCGACCATTAATGTTCCAATTCGTTGcattcatttgcaacaaatgcCACGAAATATTGAAGATATTGCAGCTGCTTCTCTCAAAAGGTTGGGCAGATAACTCTGcaaaagtaaatgttttatttttcgctCTACCAATTAGCGCTGGGAATTGttgctctctctttttccaaCCCTGGTAATGCAAGtgatttaaattctctctctctctctctctctctctctctctcgctcgctccgTTCAACAGAAACTAGTGTTTCCATTAACAAGAATTAGTTTCCATTTGCTTTCTCTGATATTTCGCTTACGAAATGCTGTTTCGCAGACAACCTCGactttataaatatgaaatttgttGATCTGGTCTCTCGTGTGTCACTTTCTCATACGTATTTGAACAGAGATCACTCGCTATCACtgttgatccctgatcctcttctCCTTCCGATAGCCACCAGATTCTCTGAACAGCAGCAGCACCAACTTGCAGTAAAAGCgcctcctcgctgtcgaactcctcagttccagagatcttttattcctcacacctttgggctgtggaacagcctccctgaggatgttattGAATAATGAATCTCAAacgttcaagcgaagatgtacGTAATGCATTACTAACTAAAACAAAAATCCTTGCTTATctatattttcttctatttatctCTTAATTGACTTGTTTATCTTTTTCCTCTCCAAAAagaatctcttctttctttatttccaattaccttctggaacttctttcaaatgaaccaccgaatattctttggaaggtggaatttcaagtcaatgacccttgTAGGATTATTGGATGTGAATAAGGGTTTATCttctatatagtaataataataataataataataataataataataataataataataataataataataataacatatcactttctcctcttctttgtaGTGTTGTGCCCAAAATGTTCCTATAAACATTTTCTACTGTTGGTACACATGTATTGATCAATTAGTTCATTAGACTGCAGTggatatccagagagagagagagagagagagagagagagagagagagagagagagagagagaggttagaagTTCGGCGTTCTGTGGACAAAGGGAACCCACGCAAAATGACAAGGGAAAGGACGGGGCTGTCTGCTCATTAAAGGAAATATCATTTATGAAATTCTCCCTCACATGATTACCGCTGACTTAAGAAGCCCGGAGACCGCAGCACCAACGTCAGGTCTTTCAGGGCTTCGTTCCCTGAATGACTGAAATGAAGATGAAATCCACCAGGAGCTGGTGATACCGTCGAGGTGTTCTGAGGAATTTCTCATTTGAGTGAAGTAGGAAAAATTTGGATGAATTAGGAGAACAAAAATATTtctgctaatattttttttataagggatttctttctgcattttccattatcttctgttacttctctctaATGAACATCACAGTCTTTGGAAGCTTTTAAGCCAATGCCcccttgtgtgcttgttccatatgaagagggttcatcttctgaataataataataataataatctatcaaGTTTGCAGCATGATACTGAGTTAGTGGAAGCCTAGTTGTAGGAAATGATATGAAGTTAAGAAAATCCAGTTAGACAATGACCAGAATACTTTTAATTCCCCAGTTAGGCAGATGCTGTTAATAGACAATTAATATAAAGGGACGAGTGAGAAGGTCAACTTTTCTCGACTTCATTTCAGTATTTGAATTCTTGGAGTGTGAGGCTGCTGTCATACTGGTGAAGGCGACCTCACTGTTTTGTGATTGTTAGCAGTTCTGATAATGTGTGTCCCCTAGTGTTGCCAAATCTTGTGATGACTTCCCGAGATGTAACTTGAGTACCgggacctttccctgaaaaaatcTGGACGCCGTATTATCATAACCATAATATTGTCGTgaatataatctcattatgtttcccactccCGTATTACGGTGAATCAAACCTAACCTAAACTGAGCATGGCAACATAAACGGGGTTGGTGCAATAATAGCATAGATTCAGGAATTTGCTGGCAGGAGAAATGTAGTTGTCTCCATTGGAGTGTTGGAAATTCGCCCATAAATCTAAAAGGGCGGATGTTACCCTCTCCAATTGAACTTGGCGAGATCGATGGGTAACATAAGAATAAAACTGCTTTCGAAGAAATTTTATATGACCTCGATCTGTGTCATTGAGCTGGATGTCGAAGGGAATAGGAGAGCGAGAGCGGTTAAACAGAGAAAGGGACTttgtcattgtaaaatatctgcGTCAAGGGCTATCAGGTGTCAAAATCACTATATTTATGAATGACAGACGTTTTTACTCGTATTCTGTGctagagctttctctctctctctctctctctctctctctctctctctctctctcatgttggaAGTATTAAAATTTCTTGAATATTTATGGGAAAGAACTTAATTGATTCTCAATGTGTTAATGAGTTATTGGACATTGCAATTACTCTActgaatattttaacagcaatttCGTTTTTGTCGAGGAATACATTGGGAAATTTTATGATTAAGGAATATATTATGAATTAGGGAAAATTATCCTGNNNNNNNNNNNNNNNNNNNNNNNNNNNNNNNNNNNNNNNNNNNNNNNNNNNNNNNNNNNNNNNNNNNNNNNNNNNNNNNNNNNNNNNNNNNNNNNNNNNNNNNNNNNNNNNNNNNNNNNNNNNNNNNNNNNNNNNNNNNNNNNNNNNNNNNNNNNNNNNNNNNNNNNNNNNNNNNNNNNNNNNNNNNNNNNNNNNNNNNNNNNNNNNNNNNNNNNNNNNNNNNNNNNNNNNNNNNNNNNNNNNNNNNNNNNNNNNNNNNNNNNNNNNNNNNNNNNNNNNNNNNNNNNNNNNNNNNNNNNNNNNNNNNNNNNNNNNNNNNNNNNNNNNNNNNNNNNNNNNNNNNNNNNNNNNNNNNNNNNNNNNNNNNNNNNNNNNNNNNNNNNNNNNNNNNNNNNNNNNNNNNNNNNNNNNNNNNNNNNNNNNNNNNNNNNNNNNNNNNNNNNNNNNNNNNNNNNNNNNNNNNNNNNNNNNNNNNNNNNNNNNNNNNNNNNNNNNNNNNNAAATGAAATTCCACGGGAATTTGTTTGCAAATTGCGCTTCTGAACAGCAGAACAAGGCATTTAGTAGAAGTTGCCTGAACTGAAAGCAATTACTGTTGACCATCTTGAGCAAACTCTGCCTCCGTTGCTCCTCTCGAAAGTTTGTCGCGAGGATTACGAAGTTCTCAGGAACCGAAGTTGAACTCTTATGGGAATGTaattatagtttctctctctctctctctctctctctctctctctcctttctttgtcTCCTTCCAGCTCTTGCTGGATTCTTTCCATGACTAATCCAAGAACACCGTCTCCTTCTCCCCTTGGCACCCAAGGGACGGTTTTAATTTATGCAGGGAAATGAGAAGATATCGTCTTCGGTGACTTTTCTCTCGCTTTCCCTCGAGAGGAAACTAAGAGAAGGGGAAATCAAGTGTTATGGATGACTGATTATGAATATTGACGAGTAATTAGGGTTTGGGATCGTTTGATGAGATAGCGTTTGAAAGTTTCAGATAAGGAATGCATAAAATTGCTCAAAATGCATATTGGCTTTAACAGGGTAAAATGCATCAACTAAAGTGTTTGCTGATGTTTACTTTTGGTGGCAAGTAATTAAATTACCGATATTAGAGGAGATGCAATACAGAGTAACAGGGTATTAatactttaaatgaaataattaatatcAGAGGATAGCTATGTACAAAATGCATGTTGGCAGAACAAGgtataatgcataaatattcaGAACACTAATCTCGTTTCACAATTCCAAAGATGTCACCTGACTGACCAAAGAATAATGTAATCTCAAAATATCCCCAAATTTATATCTATCactcaagaaagcttaatatttCAGTTAAAAAATGGCATGATAGCTTTGGTATTGTGGTTTTTCTTTCTAGACTACTCtgcatatttttataattttctcttgAGCATACAGATAACTGTATTAGTTCAGTGCCTGGACACTTTCGGGACTATTTAGCTAAATAACGTACCCAGCAAAAGTTCAAAATCCCATTCAGTTCCCGTCATCCTGCGTTGTTAACATCGATAATATGGCTAGTCCAGGCATACCTACGATTTTTTTCATTGCTGGGCATTGGAACGATGATTAGATGGAATGAATAAATACAGGTTACAATAAAAGAGCAATTTCCGACTAAAATGGAATGAATGtgtgcttaaaagaaggttagtaaaataaaatacctgGCGAATCAGTAACATAGGCCTAGCTTCATTGGTCTGCGCTTCATGTTTTAGAGTAAACAATATTTGGTATCAATGAAGTTATTTCAATACACATGCAATGAAACTGCACGTAGAATAAAATTTGAATGACCAGAAAATCttgtaatttgaatatttttgagCATCGGTCTACGTGTGGTCTGATTTATACCGATCGATCAATCACAATGGCTGAATGCACATCGTTCGTTTGCGTTTGATCTGAGTAGAATGTCGGATACAACGTATTCTTTCATGTGCTTGTGtcggtatatatattttatgaataaagatCCTTGTTTCTATGAATGATATCAGAGACGGCCAAGGTTCTCTGTCGATATAAACATTCAAATGCgtttttggaaaaattttaatATCTAGAACCACAATGAGCCAACCATTTCGGAAACGCTGCTGCATATTAGTCACTCACTTGCTACCCAATGCGTGGACGGATGAAATGAAACCGACTATGATAATGGACGATTTGCCTCTTAATTTCAATTTGGAGAAAAACTgtacaaataataatgattaaatgtcAGCTTACCTAAACCATTACTCCCTCCACCTCCATCAACAGACACCAGTGTCaacactgttgccaattggtatgtgtttttaccctccaaactgggggATAAGACTTACACATAACCGTGGAAATAAGCGAATTTTGCGTATCTAtttctaacatacatacataaatattagagcaatgctatcattattgtattatactatgacagctagaattcatggaaacagtttgaaaaggcatcggcgtatgtgtccAAGCGCCGGTGTATTGGCAACGATGCACCAGTCATTAGTTAAAGACAGTGGGCCGTATCCAGAAATCATACGACGGTTCTTTGTATGCGATCGTCATGGTCTTGCCGTATCCAGAAACCACACGAACATACGCAGGCCTTCGCATTTAACGATGTAATTTTGGAACCATAGTGAGCGACGCGTCGCATGGGTACCCCCTTGCGATGGCAGaattataagaatataaattTTAACTCTACATTAAAATACATTTACCAAAGTGACTCATCAACAATGTCTATCGAAAATACGAAACAATTTGTGGTAAAAAGACATGAATAACAGCACAACAAAGATCTTGAAATTAATACTTTTAAGAAGTCTTTGCTTGCCCTAAATGCCGACGATGGATGAATTCGAGCTCATCGTAACGTAAACAATCGGTCAATCACCTCTGTTggaattctttttcttcaaaataggctTCGTTATGTGTTTAGAGTTTTCCTTTATATACAGAATTACGTTTTTAATTGGTATACATCTAGAAATCTTAATGTGGTAGTGTTATATTGCCCAAGAAAGTTAAAATCAGAACAGCCACTTGAAGCTCACAAGTAGGCTAGGCTGGTGATGCAAGCGTGAAATTCCACGTAGGCTGTTTGTAATAAATTATAAAGTATGGTACAGTGTGAATGACTAGGCTAGGGTCCATATGATACTAAAATGACATTGCccaacccttaaaaaaaaatgaagctaaTTGCCTATGGTAGTGGCTACCAATACTTATGGATTGCATGGCTTTCACAGGTAGTGAATTGTCAAATCTAGGTATACTATAGTGGTAAGCTATATTACTGACTTCTGACAGGCTAATAAAATTCTAGTTCAGTTTACGGAgagaagtatttctctctctctgtattgatatatttattaaggAATTTCAGTATTTCCGTTAGGTTAATACCAAGATACCAAAACCATCTTGGAATGCTGTGTTCCTTTCCTGCCCTGGGCTCACCTGATTTGAAATATGCATCCGTAAGTAAACAGGCAGAGGCGgcgaaacaaaaattaaatactcATCTTATCTTTTACTCAGAAAAAGTTTCAACAGCGATACAGACTTTCAAAGGAACTGTCCCCTGAATTGTTAGAGAATAGAATCTGTTACCTAATTCTCTGAAACAAAAGAGGTTGGTATATCCAAGGcacttgtgtatatattatgtatgtattgaacATTAGAAACACTATTTATTTAgcttttccttcgtttttttctAATACAGGGAAAACATTcaaatttcaatttccatttcattttttagtgTATGTTCAATATGATTTAGGTCAACAGCCAACACTGAAAACTGTTTGACATTTAgcaccagaaaacttaataagaataagGAAGAACAAGGCTGGTCAAAATGGACTCcagaaagaggaaaagggaaaaaataaataaaagggcctAGAAAAACTTATCTGCACCAGCAGCTGATGCTTGAGGCTAGATCTGACAGCAACTCTATGAATCAGGCACCAGTTACTGGTCACTAACCCTCCCCCACAGAATCTTTAGGTTAGGTTACCTTACTTTGCCTTCATGCTAAATTGCAGATTAGGTTCATCTAGTCTTACTACAATCTCTTCACAATTTCAGCCTTTAATCATTTATGCCATACATTCCAGCTGccttttcaaatttcaatttcacATTTCTACTGCCTTTTAAACCTCCCTCCTCTAAATAGGTCTCGCATTTTCAGCATTCTTCCTCTCATCTATGCAAGTAATCACAGCACTTTAGTAGCTATACAGTGttgattttatattgtatttttttcttttatacatattCTATCCTCACTTTTTCCCTGGGCTGCTTTCCTTATTGGTACCCTTGGGTATATAGTTACTTGCTATCTAATCGGGGTGACAGTGTAGTtagtaatactactactactataataatcaGTGAGTTTTTCCtggacaatgttttttttttttttcagtctttatcATATTTACTctcatttattttatgaatttaagtaactaatttcctttttccagcttgaacagttttccttCCTGTTGTGTTTAGAGGGATACTTACTACTTTAGTTATGAAAAGTTTGGCTGATGACAGTAATAGTGATGCAGCATATtacagttgtttttcttttatttctttaccaggaaaactaaTTCCTCCACgttaatcaatttttttattttggtaaccTTAAGGTACATGGCAACTGGAAATTTCCAGTAGACATTGGGATTGTTCAGATATGGCCCAGAGTAGTGTGTCGAGGTGCCTTATGGATGTTTACGCTGCATTGCCATCCTTGCACAATAATTTATCAAATTCCCAACTCCACAGGATGAGAACAAATGATGATGGAGTTATCACAAATAGCTGGAATGCCTGGTGTAGATAGGCTGTGTGGATGTTACACATTTGTACCTATAAAGAGTCCAGGAGGTCCTGATGCAGAATTTTACTGGTGCAGAAAAACCctttttctataaatgtcatGGTTGTATGTACTGCTTCTTTAAGGTTCACTAACGTAATTGTAAATTGGCCAAGCAGTCTCATGACTCCAGAATATTTTCTACTTCAAGACTAACAGAGCCTAGAGTCGGGCATGTATAGAGGTGTTTTGTTGGGAGAGTGATTATCCAAGCCGTTCTTATATAATGACACCATTTCTTGCTGGCAATACTACACATAAACATAGACGTTATAATGATGCGCACATCAAAACTCGCAATCTTATAAAACGTGCCAGAGGACTGCTTAAATAAAGGTTTGCAGTGTTTACAATACCCAGTCAGAACTAAGGAATAATACTAAGAACATAATAATTGCTTATGCAGTCCTTCATAATTGTGCAATAACAAACAGGATGAAGAAATCTGAATTGGATGATCTGATGTGGGTCATTGAAAGAGCTGACAATATCCAAGGAGCTCGAAGTAGGGCCCACATTCTTGACAAGTTTTTCTTAAGTTTAgctatatttattttctgttaatttgGTTTAAAGTAGTGCAAGGAACCCCCAGTCCTGCTAATTTGcactttaataacaataaatctatAATCTTATTACTTGCATTATTTAAGAACCATATGAATTGAATAAAGTGATAACACACCAACCAAAGAATGCTTTTGTCAGAGCTAACAGCTGTATGCCATAGGTAAATTGAACACGATACcaagaaatgaaaatacactTCTTATCGACTTAAtgagatatgaaaatataacttACATGTCTGCCTTTAAAAAGGTACACTAatggatttattttacttatttctggttcatcctgaaaaaaaaatattcaatggcAAAAGCAATCTATAGTTAAAAAGAGGTAACTTCATTCTAGATTACTATAATTGACTGAAaggataaatattatttttttttaacataaaatatttattcagGAACTCTTACTACCATAGTTGTCAATCTACACCCTGAGAAAGACACAACTGTTGTACTTGCAAGATGAAAATGgtgataaaaaaatttgaatacaaCTTGTGATTCAGGTTAAATCATAGCTATCTGGACCTGTGGTTCAGGTCAAATCATAGCACCATTATTTAGACCTTTACTTATGATGTCCAATATCATTATTCAGAAACATTGGTTTAAGAATTATATCATAACGGGCTGCCAATGCAAGAAGCCAGTGTCCTGCAGAAGGTGAGGGCAATCTTaagtaaatatatctaaaaatatggCCAAAGTAATAAGGGggacaataaaatattaaaatagcccTAATAAGTTCTAAACTGATAAATTATCCTGTGTACATATTATCCCTATCACAGCATAGGCTACCAATTCAGAAATATAATTTCGAAGTAACAATGTAATGCATGATACTCAACTACCTAATTTCACTTATCAGattcatgaaaataatatgataCCTATATCAAGATGCAAATGGACATATATGATACTCGATACCTAATTTCACTTATCATCAGATTCATTAAAGCACTACAGTATTATATAATACCTAATATCACGATGCAAATGGACATATTAAACCTATgtaacagcatacaaactaagaatGATTATTTGGAAGTATACATTGTACTGTTGGTATCAATTAACTAACTTACAAATAGGAACACCTGATTCATGAGAGCACCTTCATATaccataagtaaaaaataaaatatatactacactacatcacagcaaagaaaaatatgaaatggggttggtttggtttatggaatttaggcataatgccaatcAATGGGGCAACTATGGCCATTCAGCATTACAGAAATGATAAAGTTAATTGCTGACCATATGATGAAACCTTCATTTAACAAACACACCTATCAGTGGAgtcatttttctctcctaaaaGCAAAAACAACTTGATCTATGGAAATAACACCTACTGTAACCCTAGCAATAAGGGTAAATTCCATAAACCAACCAACAACCAATACTACTTTATTCATATGAGTTGCGCATTGCTTCATAGGCAGATTTTGCACTGTCAAGAAAAGCATTCAATTTAGCAAACCAGTCATTGCTGATGAGTGCATTTCATCCAgaaattcattcatattgttaattaatttcaCCTTTTGTTCATGCTCTTTTTTGGCCATTATATGttgctccttttcattttccattctgagATGATGCAGTTCCTCTTGTCTTTCCCTACACTTGATGTATGCATCGTCTAACTTCAATTTTTGGGTGAAGAATGTGCTTCCTTCTGTGGGTGTAGAAGACCGAGGTATTGGAGATACGTCCCGTGACGTGTTGCGCAATTTTGGTGAAGTTCTGCCTGGAGTTACAATAGGTGTTGAAGGACGGGAAGATTCATAGGGAACTATGGGTTTAAAAATTAAGTGTTCCATTGAAGACGTGATGACGTAGCTGACCGATTAAGGAATGTGGACCTTGATTCATGATTAGACGAAACACCACTTTCTGATTGTGCTGAGGTTGAAGGCAGTGGCTCCgtaatacctgaaaatattaggtaaaataaataattgatctaCAGCACCTTAGATGTAAATCTCTTCTGCAGTACATACTTCTAAACTGGTATACAAGCTGGAACCTTTAGGGTCATTAAAGCATTGAAATGTTATCTTAAACCCagtcatcattaataaaaacataaccatTTTGCTTTCCCCCAAGCCACTACAAACTTTTCAGACAGGTAGAAAGTAATGGCCAGAAAAAAAGTTGAAGGTTCactattttatcaatttcattcttGAAAACATCAGAGTACTTACTTATTTTAACATCATGTATGGGCTCTCCTGTTTCATCAACTGGATGAAATGTTTCAAAAACGTCTTTATCCATGACCAATTCTTCTGTCATCAGCGATGCAGCTATCACAAACTCTTCTGAGTGGTTTCGAAGATCTGGTGGAGAACCACCACCAGTTCTGCATAGCTTTTTCTTGACAGCAGCATCTTCCTGCTTCactctagtaaaaaaaatatatattagaataaaaatatgtttttcccaTTGGTTTTCTAATATATTCTAACAACTGGTGACTTTAAAAATAGATtgtattgaaatttaaaaatataactaaaaacaaaaagccTACCATCCTGTGTACTTCTCTTCCACCTCCAGAATAATGAGTTAAAACATCTGTCGCATGATTGAATTCAAAAGAAAAGTCATTTGAGCATTTACACAAGTATTAATGAGCACTTAAGAAAATAATGTGATCTTTATGTAGCTGGAAATGTTGGCTGCACATTATAAAGCATAATAAGGGAAACAACCAAGTGGGCTAGCTaatccagtcttgcccgcttgttgatccaccctccgaaaaagtactttaacacgtcctgacactggagatgggcaccagtcatgagtcatcggtggtgggagcaacacctcaagacctttactctcctttcgaagttagcaaaagtacttttttggagagTGGATCAACAAGAGGGC from Macrobrachium nipponense isolate FS-2020 chromosome 18, ASM1510439v2, whole genome shotgun sequence encodes:
- the LOC135196505 gene encoding uncharacterized protein LOC135196505, yielding MRREQPPPPPPPLLLLPEGTWNLRQEFEVRRKQKYEEEEEEEEEEEEEEEEEEEFISGRTRFHRGVKQEDAAVKKKLCRTGGGSPPDLRNHSEEFVIAASLMTEELVMDKDVFETFHPVDETGEPIHDVKISRTSPKLRNTSRDVSPIPRSSTPTEGSTFFTQKLKLDDAYIKCRERQEELHHLRMENEKEQHIMAKKEHEQKNTSTVSPAPGGFHLHFSHSGNEALKDLTLVLRSPGFLSQREAVPQPKGVRNKRSLELRSSTARRRFYCKLVLLLFRESGGYRKEKRIRDQQ